The genomic window GCACGACCGGCGAGGTCATGGGCGACATCGGCGTCCGCGACCGCGATCAGCCGGTCGACCAGCTCGGACGGCAGCGCCGGATTGGCGGCGAGCCCGCACAGGAGATGGTTCACGGAGAGCATCCTGCCCGGGCCCCGGCCGAACGGCTCATGGTTTTTCGCCGGGCGAGAGGCCGGGCGACAGGTCGAGGGGCGGGTCACACTTCCCGCTGTACACGCTCGCGTGGGCGTTCTCGGGGCCGGGAACGCGCCGGGGGTGTACAGGTGGCTGAGGTGCGCCGCGAAGCCACGCTGGTCCCGGCGCCTGAGGCGGTCGTCGGGACGGGCGTCGCGGTGCGGGCAGTCGGCTGCGAGTGGTGCGGCGCCGACGGTGCGGAGCAGGGCGCGGACCTCGCGGCCGACGCCGTGCGGCGGATCGCGGACTCGGCGACCCAGAGCACGCGAGGAGCAGCAGGACGAGCCGCTCGTGTACGGGTGTGCCTCGTGTGCGCGGTCCCGCTCGCCGAACGCCGACGCGGCGGCGAGCAGCGCCTCGACCGCCGCCCGCTGGGCCTCGGAGCTGGGCCGCCCGGCGAGATGGCGCACCATTTCGGTGAGCCCGGCCACTCACACATCATCCGGGAGTTCGGTTCGGCGGTGTGCGAGTCGGGGCTCTCGGGTTCGGGGCCTCGGGATGCCGATCATGCCCTGCAGCGACGCGTGAGACGCGTGATCGGCATCGCCGGTTGCCGCCGGGCGCTCAGCGCGCCCCGGCGAACCGGTTCAGGAGCGCCGGCCGTCCGACTGGGCCGCCCGCTCCGCGTTGCGCTTCTTGATACGGGCGCCTTCCTTGCGGACCTCCGCCTGGGTGGCGCGCTCCTTCCGCAGCCACTCGGGGCTCTCCTGCTTCAGGGCCTCGATCTGCTCGGTGGTGAGGGCCTCGGTGACTCCCCCGCGCGCGAGCCCGGCGATGGAGATGCCCAGCTTCTCGGCGACCACCGGACGGGGGTGCGGGCCGTTGTTGCGCAGTTCCGCCAGCCAGGCCGGGGGGTTCGTCTGGAGCGCGGTCAGCTCGGCGCGCGTGACGACGCCCTCCCGGAACTCGGCGGGAGTGGCTTCGAGGTACACACCCAGCTTCTTCGCCGCGGTGGCGGGCTTCATGGTCTGGGTGGTCTGGTGCGACGTCATGGGGTCAAGGGTAACGAGCGTGCGCGCCACCGCCGACCACGACCGATCACCGGCACCAGGTCACGGCCGATCCGCGAGGCCCACGCCCGTGGCGGGGACGGGTGACCGCGACCGTTAGCCTGGTCATGTGACAGGCTCGGAAGCATCCCCTTCGTTCCGGCTCGCGTACGTCCCGGGAGTGACGCCCACGAAGTGGGTGCGGATCTGGAACGAGCGGTTGCCCGACGTCCCCCTGACCCTTCTCCAGGTGTCCGCCGCCGAGGCGTTCGGCGTGCTGCGGGACGGCGGTGCCGACGCCGGTTTCGTACGGCTGCCGGTGGACCGGACCGACCTCAGCGCGATCCCCCTCTACACCGAGACCACGGTGGTCGTGGTCCCCAAGGACCATGTCGTCGCGGCGGTCGACGAGGTGACCACCGAGGACCTGGCGGACGAGGTCGTGCTGCATCCCCTCGACGACACCCTCGACTGGGAGCGCCCGCCGGGAGAACCGGCGTTCGAGCGCCCCGCCACCACGGCGGACGCCGTCGAGCTGGTGGCGGCCGGGATCGGACTGCTCGTCGTCCCCCAGTCGCTCGCCCGCCTGCACCACCGCAAGGACCTCACCTACCGGCCGGTCACGGACGCCCCCGAGTCACGGGTCGCCCTGTCGTGGCCGCAGGACGCGACCACCGACCTGGTCGAGGACTTCATCGGAATCGTCCGGGGCCGGACGGTCAACAGCTCACGCGGCCGCACCAAGGCCCCGGAGGAGAAGCAGCCGCCGAAGGCCAAGCGACCGGACGCGGGCGGCACCCGCCGCCAGCCCGCGGCGGGCAGGTCGGGCGGCCGCAACCCCCGCAGCGGCTCCGGCGGCGCCAGGAACGCAAAGAGCGGCGGCAAGGCCGGAAAGCCCCGCCGCCGCTCCTGAGGCGCGGCCGCTGGATGGGCCCGCGGGCCCATCCAGCGGCGCGGGGAATGCGCGACCAGCCCCACTCACCCGCACCTGGCACACAAAGACCGGGCCGGTCCCACCATCACCTCTTCTTGATCCGCAAGAACGTCACGGAGTTCGCCGGAAACGTGTAGCCGAACTCCTCAGCCACCCCGCTGAACGTGGACTTCACCGGCGCGACCGGCGTGGCCGTCTCCGTGTTCACCGCGTCCGGTGCCGCCGTGAGCGTGGTCACGCGGGCCTTCGAGCGGACCTTGGCCCCGCCGAGGTCGATGGCGGTACGCGCGGCCACGGGCTGCGCGTTGACGACCTTGACGATCAGGTCACCGGTCTTCGCGTCACGCGTCACCACCTGCCGGAACGGCTCCGCCGGCTTGTCGTCGGTGAAGCTGCCCCACTCCTGGCCGTCGAGCAGCAGGGTCACCTGCCGGCCCCGCACCTTGACCTCGACGTCGTACGTACGGCCCGTCTCGATCGTCCCCGGCTTCGAGATCAGCGTGGACTTGCCGCCGTCCACGGCCTGCTCGACCGCGCTGGTGGTGTTGTTCCAGCCGCCGAGGTTCCACCAGTAGAAGTTGCCGGTGTCCTTGACGCCGAAGGCGACGAGGAAGCCCTCCTTGCCGGCCTTCTTGGTGGCCTTCACCTTCACGTCGTAGTCGTGCCAGGAGGTGTCACCGGCCGAGACCATGGTGTTCTCGGCGGCCACATCGGTCTGCACGTACTGCCCGTCCTGGATGCTCCAGCTGCCCTTGCCGTGGTGGGTCCACTTCGAGGCGTCACCGCTGAAGTCGTCGCTGAGCAGGCTCGTGCCGTCCGCGGCCGTCACCCGCACATCGTCGTACGCCGCTGTCGTGGCCCAGGTGGAGAGGCCCACGGCTCCGGAGATCGGGCCGGTGAGCGCAGGTGTGCCGGTGGCCGTCGACGGCACCACACGGTCGCCGACGTTGTTCATGAAGAGCTTCTGCGTCTCGTAGTTGGCGGAGTTCCACGACGCGTGGTTGTTGAACCAGATCATGTCGGGGCTCCACTGCACATAGTCCTCGTTGGCGAGGAGCGGTGCGTAGGAGGCGAGCTTCACGATGTCGGCGTTGCGCTCCAGGCCGGTCATGAACGCGGCTTCGGAGAGGGCGTTCTTGAAGGCGTTGCCCTGGGAGGCGTACTCGCCGAGGAAGACCTTCGGGCCGCCGCGGTCGTAGGAGTCGTAGCGGTCGTTGTTCTGGAGGAACCACTGGGGGCTGTTGTAGTAGTGCTCGTCGACCATGTCGACGTTCGCCTCGCGGTTCAGCTTCCAGGCGGTGTCGAAGGTGGTGCCCGTGTCGTCGGGGCCGGAGTTCGAGATCACCGTGATGTCGGGGTACTTCGCCTCGATGGCGGCCCGGAACTTCTGGAAGCGGGCGAAGAACTCGCCTGGCAGGTTCTCCTCGTTGCCGACGCCGAGGTGGGTGAGGTGGAAGGGCTTCGGGTGGCCCATCTGCGCCCGCTTCTTGCCCCACTCGCTGGTCACGGGCCCGTTGGCGAACTCGATGAGGTCGAGCGTGTCCTGGATGTGCCGCTGGAGCAGGGCCTCGTCGTCGGTGGCCTTGTTCTGGCCGCAGCCGGTGACGAGGGCGGGCACCACGGGCAGCGGCATCGCGCCGACGTCCTCGGAGAACTGGAAGTACTCGTAGTAGCCGAGACCGTAGGACTGGTTGTAACCCCAGAAGTTGGCGTTCGTGGCGCGCTGCTCCACGGGTCCGACGGTGTCCTTCCACTGGTACGAGCGCTTGCGCTCCCAGTTCGAGGCCTCGCTGTAGTCCTGCATGGAGCCGGTGTTGACCAGGCAGCCGCCGGGGAAGCGGACGAAGCCCGGCTTCAGTGCGGCGATCTTCTCGGCGAGGTCCTCGCGCAGACCGTTCTTGTGACCCTTGTAGGTGTCGCGCGGGAAGAGGGACACCTCGTCGAGGGCGGTGGCGCCGGAGGAGGCGACCGCGAGACGGCCGTCGCTGCTGGTGCGGTTCGCGGTGAAGGTGGCCCGGTACTTGGCCCAGCCGCCCTTGACGGCGACCTGGCGGGCCTCGGCGAGCGTGCCGTCGGCGTCCTGGAGGGTGACGGTCAGCGTCGTACGGCTCTCGGTGCGCGCCCACACCGAGAAGTCGTACTTCTTGCCCTCCTCGACGCGGACACCGGTGTTGTAGCCGGCGTTCGTGACGGCCGAACCAGCCGCGAGGGAGAGGTAGTTGCGGTTGCGCTCGTTGAGTCGGCCGTCGTCGTTCACGACCTGCGCGGTGCCGTCGACGGTCCAGGAGGTGAGGGGGGTGTAGGCGCGGTTGTCTGCGGTCGAGTACTCGAAGGACCGGTTCTGCACGAGTTCGGCGTAGAGGCCGCCGTCCGCGGCCCGGTTGATGTCCTCGAAGAAGACGCCGTACATCGTGTCGTCGATCTTCGCGCCCTTGGCGGCCGGGTCGACGGTGATCGCGTAGTCGGTGACGTCCTCGGCGTGCGCGGGCGCCGGGACCGAGGCTGCCGCCACCAGGAAGGCGGTGGCGGTGAGGCCGAGTCTCCAACGGGTGCGGGTGCTGCGTGACATGGATACTCCGCGGCTCGGGGTGGGGGTCATGGAGTTGTTCGAAATATCAGACAATGATCAGCACATCGAACGGCAAGATAGGTAGGAGGTTCGGAGGCGTCAATGGGTCGCGCAGCATCGGATGTGACGGAAGGGAGGCCCGGCATGGGCGAGTTCCGGCCGGTGCCCGATGTGCTGGCCCACCTCTTCGGGGGTTGGCGGGTCCTGCGGTCCGTGCGGGATCTCGCGAGCGGGGCGGAAGGGGAGTTCACGGGGACGACCGTTTTCGGCCCGCTGGACGACGGCGGTCTCCTCCACCTGGAGGTCGGAACTTTCGTCTGGCTGGGCGTCCCGCGCCCCGCCGAACGCACCCTGCGCTTCCTTCCGGGCCCCACACCCGGCACGGCGGACGTCCGCTTCGCCGACGGCCGCCCCTTCCACGACCTGGACCTGACCACCGGCCACTGGCGCACGGACCACTCCTGTGTCGCCGACCTCTACCGGGGCGAGTTCGAGGTCCACGACGAGGACCGCTGGCGTACGACCTGGCGGGTCGGCGGCCCCGCGAAGAACCAGCTCCTGGTCACCGACTACACGCGCGAGCGCACGCGACAGAACCGGCCCTCGCCTACCGGTCGGCGCCCAGCCGCAGGTTCCAGCGGCCCGGACGGCCCGCGACCGTGACCGTCGACAGGGGGCGGATGTCCATGTTCCAGTACGACGACGGCGGGGCCTTCAGCGCGTAGACCAGGGCGGCGCGCAGCACGGAGGGCTCGGCGACGGCGACGATACGGCCGCCGTCGCCCGCCGGGCGGGTGTCGAGCCAGCCGCCTATGCGGGAGATGAAGGCGTTCAGCGACTCGCCGCCGTGCGGGACGGAACGCGGGTCGGCGAGCCAGGCGTCCACCGCCGAGGGCTCCCGGGCCATGGCCTCGCCGAGCGTGAAGCCGCGCCAGCGGCCCA from Streptomyces sp. DSM 40750 includes these protein-coding regions:
- a CDS encoding alpha-L-arabinofuranosidase C-terminal domain-containing protein, whose amino-acid sequence is MSRSTRTRWRLGLTATAFLVAAASVPAPAHAEDVTDYAITVDPAAKGAKIDDTMYGVFFEDINRAADGGLYAELVQNRSFEYSTADNRAYTPLTSWTVDGTAQVVNDDGRLNERNRNYLSLAAGSAVTNAGYNTGVRVEEGKKYDFSVWARTESRTTLTVTLQDADGTLAEARQVAVKGGWAKYRATFTANRTSSDGRLAVASSGATALDEVSLFPRDTYKGHKNGLREDLAEKIAALKPGFVRFPGGCLVNTGSMQDYSEASNWERKRSYQWKDTVGPVEQRATNANFWGYNQSYGLGYYEYFQFSEDVGAMPLPVVPALVTGCGQNKATDDEALLQRHIQDTLDLIEFANGPVTSEWGKKRAQMGHPKPFHLTHLGVGNEENLPGEFFARFQKFRAAIEAKYPDITVISNSGPDDTGTTFDTAWKLNREANVDMVDEHYYNSPQWFLQNNDRYDSYDRGGPKVFLGEYASQGNAFKNALSEAAFMTGLERNADIVKLASYAPLLANEDYVQWSPDMIWFNNHASWNSANYETQKLFMNNVGDRVVPSTATGTPALTGPISGAVGLSTWATTAAYDDVRVTAADGTSLLSDDFSGDASKWTHHGKGSWSIQDGQYVQTDVAAENTMVSAGDTSWHDYDVKVKATKKAGKEGFLVAFGVKDTGNFYWWNLGGWNNTTSAVEQAVDGGKSTLISKPGTIETGRTYDVEVKVRGRQVTLLLDGQEWGSFTDDKPAEPFRQVVTRDAKTGDLIVKVVNAQPVAARTAIDLGGAKVRSKARVTTLTAAPDAVNTETATPVAPVKSTFSGVAEEFGYTFPANSVTFLRIKKR
- a CDS encoding DUF5997 family protein yields the protein MTSHQTTQTMKPATAAKKLGVYLEATPAEFREGVVTRAELTALQTNPPAWLAELRNNGPHPRPVVAEKLGISIAGLARGGVTEALTTEQIEALKQESPEWLRKERATQAEVRKEGARIKKRNAERAAQSDGRRS
- a CDS encoding histidine phosphatase family protein, whose amino-acid sequence is MHLRVTFVAAARCSSLLAERFEDDRPLDQAGWAEVQRSAHELVPLAAAELRYCSPTPRSRATGDALGYAPLAQPALRDCDMGRWRGFTLGEAMAREPSAVDAWLADPRSVPHGGESLNAFISRIGGWLDTRPAGDGGRIVAVAEPSVLRAALVYALKAPPSSYWNMDIRPLSTVTVAGRPGRWNLRLGADR
- a CDS encoding DUF6314 family protein; the encoded protein is MGEFRPVPDVLAHLFGGWRVLRSVRDLASGAEGEFTGTTVFGPLDDGGLLHLEVGTFVWLGVPRPAERTLRFLPGPTPGTADVRFADGRPFHDLDLTTGHWRTDHSCVADLYRGEFEVHDEDRWRTTWRVGGPAKNQLLVTDYTRERTRQNRPSPTGRRPAAGSSGPDGPRP
- a CDS encoding LysR substrate-binding domain-containing protein; translation: MTGSEASPSFRLAYVPGVTPTKWVRIWNERLPDVPLTLLQVSAAEAFGVLRDGGADAGFVRLPVDRTDLSAIPLYTETTVVVVPKDHVVAAVDEVTTEDLADEVVLHPLDDTLDWERPPGEPAFERPATTADAVELVAAGIGLLVVPQSLARLHHRKDLTYRPVTDAPESRVALSWPQDATTDLVEDFIGIVRGRTVNSSRGRTKAPEEKQPPKAKRPDAGGTRRQPAAGRSGGRNPRSGSGGARNAKSGGKAGKPRRRS